From Malaya genurostris strain Urasoe2022 chromosome 2, Malgen_1.1, whole genome shotgun sequence:
atcgtagatacatttcagaccaggccattgcaattgtctcgtactgaaatttcgagaagaatcagatatcttcgaacttcatagcttcaataaaaataaactacaaatttgtcgtacctagcttcctatattagcaaattaaaaaggaattgtttcaagtttggaatatatagttgtagaatagtagctgtttaatgtaactaaactgtactttaatgtaggtgtatcgtttcaaattctattagtgaaaaagaggaaagcttgcacaattcatacaatcaatcaactaactgatattcggaaaagtgatgggagcgtgtcagttttttcgtattcacgacatccagttatgtctctgacattactcacccgccttttttttttattatgaactTAACTGATTAAAAGTTAGATTTGGAGAGAAAAGAAAAAGGCGCGCACTCGATGCGCTCGCTTGTAGTTTGACAGCTGATACTGAGAGGGGTCCGCCCATCTGGTCGAAACATCAGTGTAGGATATTGCTAATCCCAACACCCTCGCTCAATATCCGAAGTCTGCCAACCCAATGCTGGCTCGATGCTTGCGAAACAATCCTACCGGCAAACCCTTGGTCATCGCATCAGCTGCTTGCTCGCCAGTTGGTATGTAACGAACCACAATGCACCCTCGCTGAATCTGATCACGTACGAATCGGTGTTTCACATCGACGTGTTTCAAGCGACCGGTATCTCGTTCTTCCTGCACGACCTTTATTGTGGACTGATTATCCTCGTAGTATACTACTGGACCTTCCGGTACTTTCGATAGCTCCTTCATCAGACGAACCAGCCTAACACCATGGCATACTGCTGTACACAGCGCCACAAGCTCGGCTTCCGTAGACGATAGCGAAATAGTTGATTGTTTCCGGGTCAACCAACTCACAGATCCGCCACACACACGAAAGACAAATCCAGTCAACGAACGCCTATCGACAGGATCGTTCGCCCAGTCCGCATCCGCAAAAGCTTCAATTACTGGTGTATCATCCTTCGCTGAGAACACCAGCCCCAAATCCAACGTTCCCTTGATGTAACGCAACACTCTCTTTGCGTGTACCCAATGGTCTTCTGTTGGGCAGCTTTGGAATTGACTCAGGATACTCACAGCTGCGCACATATCTGGTCGTGAAGTCAACGCAACGTAAGTCAGACAACCGATGAGCTCTCGATACGGTTTATCGGTTCTGTCTGCTTCATCCCCTTTCTTCAAGCGTAAGCGGCATTCAATCGGTGTCGAAACCGATTTGCAATCGGACATATTGAACCGATACAGCAGCTTTTCCAGGAACCCTCTTTGACTGATCCGTAGGCATCTGCTCTCAACGTCTCGATCAATCCTCATGCCTAGGAAACCGCGCACTTCGCCAACATCCTTCATCTCGAACTCGTTGGTCAAGCACCGCTTCACTGCTACTACTGCCTTCAGCTGACGACCGACCACCAGTAAGTCGTCCACGTACAGTACAAGGATCACTTGGCTGTTTCCAGACCCTTTTATATAGAGGCAAGGATCACTTGAACTTCGGCAGAAACCAAGACGTACTACGAACTCATGAAATCTCGAATTCCATGCTCTCGACGCCTGCTTCAACCCGTACAGAGAACGCTGAAGACGGCACACTAGATCGCTTCCTTGTTCGAAACCTTCCGGCTGGGTCATGAAAATTTCTTCCTCCAATCGCCCATTCAAGAATGCGGTTTTCACATCCATTTGATGAACTGCCATTCTTTGCTCGTTTGCAATTGCAAGGACAACTCGCACGGTATCCAATCGCGCCACCGGCGAGTAGGTTTCTGTGTAGTCAAAACCGGCCTTCTGACTGAAACCACGCGCCACGAGCCTTGCTTTGTAGCGCTCTTCTCCGTCAGCTTCATTCTGCTTCATTTTGAATAACCATTTACATGTAATTGGCACACGACCCTTAGGAAGTTTCACCAACGTCCATGTTTGATTCCGCATGAGAGAATCCATCTCCTCTCGAATGGCTTCGTTCCACTTCTCCCAATCCGGTCTCTTCCTCATTTCGGCTAACGAACTTGGTAGGTTGTTAACGAAACTTGTTGCACTCAAAGCATATCCAGTATAGTCAAGATCGTACTGGCTATGCCAACCGGGTTGCTTTCGCTCCCGCTCAGATCGTCGAATATCCGGAGATTCATTCTGTGGAACTGCGTTCTCTTCTTCTATGATTGTTTTATCACCACAGCTGCCATAGTCATCTTCCTCTGCATCATCATCGGAATCTTCATCTGGTTCAGCCGCGTCATCCGGAATCACCTCATCTCCAGCCTCGCTTTCATCATCGGACACATCCTCGATCACACGAACTGGATACACATTATCGTAACGCTCAACATCCGCATCAGCACCGCGGATCACTTCGTCTTTGTTCTCAACAAACAAGACGTCACGCACTACGACGATTTCCTTACGTCTTGGATCCCATACACGATAACCACTGTAggaatatcctagaaacactccCTTCCAGGTCTTCGTGTCCAACTTCTTTCTACGCTCCTTCGGAATGTGAACGTACACATTCACGCCAAATGCTCGTAGATTCCCAACGTTTGGTTTGTTGCCTTCCCACAGCTCGTAGGGCGTCTTCCCTTCTGTAATTGCACTAGCAGGGCTTCGATTCACTAAGAACGCTGCCGTCTGGATTGCCGGTCCCCAAAAGTTCTTTCTAATACCGCAATCTTCTAGCATGGAGCGTGCTTTTTCCACAAGCGTTCTGTTCATACGCTCACTCACTCCATTCTGCTCCGGAGTGTAGGGAACGTTCCACTCAATTTGAATGCCCTTCTTTTTGCAAAAGTTTTGGAACTCGCGACCTTTGTATTCCCCGCCATTGTCACAACGAAGTCGCGAAATACGCTTTCCGAACTTGGCACTCACTAAAGCTTCGTAATTTCTGAACGCTTCAAGAACTTCGtcttttgtttttatcagaCACACGATCGTAAACCGACTCCAGTCATCAATGAAGGTAACGAAATACCTTTCACCTTCAATGCCTACCGGTGTCACCGGCCCGCAAACGTCCGAATGAATGAGCTGCAAAACTCTCTTCGACTGTCTACCCTCGCGCGCGGAAAAGGGTTTACGCGATTGTTTGCCCGCGACGCACGATTCGCAAACAACTTCGTTCCCGACTTTCTTGGCGAATTTTGCACTCATACCGACGACCATTTCGTTTTCGATCAACAGTTTCAAGTTCTTGGCACTTAAGTGTCCATACCGACGATGCCAAAGTTCGAGCTCTTTCGGTATTCGACCGCACGAATAAAGCACTGAATCGGGTGGTTCTTCGCGGTAAAAATCGATCTCGTAGAGCTTACCGCGACGCTCACCAACCGCAATCACGTCAGTGTCTCGTTCAACACTTACTACGCCGTTCGCGAAAATCACTTTTAGTCCCGCCATTTCCATCTTCCGGACCGATAACAAGTTCACTCGAGCCTCCGGAATGTACAGAACATTCTTAAGGGTAACGCGAACCGATTCACCCTGAACGACGGCATACACAGTAATGTCACCTTGCTCCTTCGCTATGATGCATTCCCCTTCCTTTGCTACGGAGATCCGCATCGGCTGCTTCATCGGGACAAGCTTTTTAAACAGCTCCCGATTGTTCGTCAAATGCTCCGACGACCCCGAATCGATGATCCAGCTTACCTCATCCGTTTTTGAGGAACCATCACTAACACCGAGAAAGCAAACACTGTTTTCACCTTTCCCCAGGTGCGCACtggttttcttcgattccttcttcttatttttgttttccggACAGTCAGCAATCTTGTGCCCAAGGCGATTGCATCCGAAACACTTAAACTTCACTTCTGTCTTCTTTTTCTGCTGTTTTGCACCACTCGATCCACTGAACGCAGCCGCTTCCGTTGTATTCCCGTTCAGACCAGCATTGTCTCCCTTTCGCTTTATTTCATCGTCGAGTAAACGGCACTTCACAAACTCCATTGATAGGTTTTCCTCCGGCATCGTTTCTAGGGCAGTAACCACTGTTGCAAAGCACGGCCCCAACGTCAACAACAGGTAGCAAACGATATCGATCTCATCTAAGTTCACTCCGGTTGACTTACATTCCCGGACGATCCGCTCGAACGTGAGGAAATGATCCTGCAATCTACCACCATCATGCCGCAAGGTGAGTAGTTTCTTCTGTAGATGAAGACGGCTAGCGATACTCTTCCGCTGAAACACCCGCTCCAGAGCCAGCCAAACTTTCCGAGGAGTCTGCATGTCTTGGATGTACTCCAGCATACTGTCGCTTATTCGAGAAATAAGCAGCGATTTGCACCGTCGATCCTTTTTGAGTCGCTTTTCCATCGCTTTGGTTTTCGCCTCACGGACATCAGCGGCATCCTCCTGCTTTACCACCAGCTCATCATCCTCACCCGCTTCCTGTTCGATGCACTCCTTGAGCTCATGTTCCTCAAGAAGTACTAGCATCCGGAACTTCCATTGCGGGTAGTTTGATCCATCAAACTGTGGCACTCTCGCATTTTCCGCTTCTCTGTCCATTTTTCCGTATAAATATCACTTTAACCGTCACCCGCGATCACTGGGCCCATAACCTAATGGGATTTAAGGCAGTGATACCGAAGCGATTACGTGAAAACGcaataaacgttttttttttattatgaactTAACTGATTAAAAGTTAGATTTGGAGAGAAAAGAAAAAGGCGCGCACTCGATGCGCTCGCTTGTAGTTTGACAGCTGATACTGAGAGGGGTCCGCCCATCTGGTCGAAACATCAGTGTAGGATATTGCTAATCCCAACAGTGGATTCCGTAATCAATTCATTGAACTCTTGATTCATTGGGTTTGAGTAAAACTGgtttaaaaaccaggttcgaaactgactcgattttcagttcaaacgAACGTCGAacattgaaactaggttcgaaacagaCTTCAAACCAACGGTTTGACAGAAGTTAGAgatgaaactgggttaggtttggcatcaagcgaaaacgacataaatgactcaatgactgttctagaaaaccgttGTAGGTAGGAGAAGAAGTTTTGATATCATTTATCAGctgatgaattgtgttcaatggagatgggaatggagattttttttaaatgaatcaatgaaaagattgtgctgtagaagcgctaaggtcaaactaagagattttccttgcattttcctttctaatgatttagattagactaagcgctCACAGTATGTGgttattagatatcaatgttcaagatgattaccataatgaattgagactgttacttcatgttgcatattctgtgaagaatgttcaaactggtaagatcaatatcaaattacaatttaagcgtcgtttccaagcaatcaaaagtttcacagtacctgaaaatatccactttattagagctctaaaataCGCATTgtactttttgataacttgaacgtTGTAACCCATTAGGGTAACAATTTTGCACTGGGTGGAGAATCACATGATTTTGTGTACATTCATCACAGTGTGTAATGTTACGCAATGTCATACTCACCACTGTTTCCAATGTTCGTTCACATTTTCcagtattttttgtttatttcttgtTGTGTGAACGATTTTGTAGGTTTAGATAGGTGTAGAAAATTTTGTagaataaatgtaaataaataacataGGGCTTAGTTAGGTTGCAACTCTCCCTTTGCTGAAAAACTACCGATTTATGCTGGGCAAGGGCGATGACAGTTGGAAGAGGGGTTTGTTGACATCGAacggagaaaaagaaaaagagaacCACGGGGAGATCAGAGATCGTGGAAGAGAAGTGCGATTGTTTTCCGCGAGAATAGCGAATTCGCGAAGTGCGCGTGTGTGACGGAGAATAATACCCGTCAAAAGTACCGGTTCGTGGGTTTTTGTGAAAGTGTGCGGTGTTGGCTCGCCAAGTGGCTAAGTGTAAAGGAGCCATTGAACCGTCCGTTCTCGCTGTGAAGGATCAGTCGAATGAGCCGAGCTCTCCTTCACAGCTAATAGCCAAGGAGAACGAAGCAGGGTCGAACAGATTCCCCTGGGAAGTTACTGCGGTGACTTCTGGGATCGTTTACGGGGAGTAACCGATCCGGCGTTATTTCGCCACCGTCGCTAGGGAGGTTCCAACAAAGGAGCCAAGCTCACCTCCCTGGCTAAAAGCAAAGGACAAAAGCTGTCATCGTTCCGATCTACCCAGTCAGGAACTACCAGCAACAGGCACTACGGCGAGGGAGAGTGAAgtaaggtaaatttaataattcatTTTGTTTATCTTTTGTTTGGGGTAcggaatccgaaatatttggtaGTGGTATCTAGGCCGCCCTGTAACCAAGGGTCAGCCGGGCAAATTAGAACCCGAGTAGTTGGGAAAGCCGCTACTTACATTTGGCGCACAGCGCAAAATacacaccgaaaaaaaatatttttcgattttgaaaaatattttttttttcccgGTGTGTGGGGTGCCTCTTCCAAAATTCGGATTTTCGTAGAACAGTGGTGAGGTTTTTTCCGTAATATTGTTTCGCGGTCGTAAtaattatatataaatttttttctgctaattttggtacatatgttgtgtttttttttctttctctggTCCAAATCGGTGAATTGAGTTGCTTTTGAGTGGTCTGCCGAACGATTTGACTTTAAGTTGTTGGCTTTACTTGGTCGTGGTCCGCTTTGCATTGTCTGTCTGATTTGGGACATTTCTGACACAATTCGATTTCTTAGAATCTTTAAGGGAATCGTTAGTgggcaaaaaataaaataaaagataaTATACTGTACCACTACTTGCATGCTTTGTGTCTTGcttgtttcttcgaaaatagcGCAAGGGATAATGGCGTTGGAGAAATTCAACCAGGCATACGTGTTTATGCGAGTCGACCATTTACATTTCGACGAGCTAGACTTTGAGTTGAtaactcgaaacatttttgtttCTTCTGATTCTGACCATTCGGGGGCCCAGCGACAACGACGTCTTCGGGGGATTTTGTCTCAGGAGCGTTCAGCTCAAACGGAAACAGTTCGCACGTTTCGCGGTAATGCGGCAGAGGAAAAGGAGATCTGCCTTGGGAAACTCCTTTCTATCAAGGAGGATCTCCAGTACCGATGTCCAAATAAAGAAGTTTTCCGAACAAGGTTACTTCATTTAGGGTCAAGACTCCAagtcatccgaaaatatgcagcagGTGACGCTTATCAGGATATTTCGGGTTTGCTGGAAGAGGTTGTTGCCGTTTATGGCTGTCATTTTAGTGATGACCAGGTTGCAATTCCGCCGGAAACAAAACAAGGAGAGGACGGAGAGGTAATAGGAGATTTGCTGGGTAAAGACGTTCTCACGTCTCAACCAGACACTGATCCTTCCGACATTCAAGGATCTACAAACGCACAGCTCGTAGGCGATGATCTGGTGCGTGTCTTGTGCGAAATGAGGGACGAGATTCGCTGCTTACGACAGCAATCCGAAGAAAATAGAGCTCTGGCGTCTCAGAGGTCTGATGCTTTTTCGGAAGCTACTAAGACGCTAATGGGTGGGATTGCTTCACTGACTACTATTTCGTCAGTTTTAAGAAAGACGGTACAAGAAGTAGTCACACTTCGAGAATCCGTCAACGAACTCCGGGCGCTAATTCATCAGGAAACATCTAGCAACTCCGGGATGGATCTGCAGACCGATCTGGACAATACGCGTTTGGTGGACGAACCAGAACAATCTgagattactgacccaacactGGCGCCCAGTCAGAAACTAAATGTGTTGCCACCAGTAATCCCTGATCAACAAAATTTCGTACGTCCACCACTTCTGAACGGACAACCGAACCTAAATTACAATCCAAATTTCCAGTTCCAAACTCAGAACCAGCAATACGGTCCTAGTTTAACCAATCAGCCGTTTCCAATATCTGGCTTTGTAGGAAATAATGCAAGAGGAAATTATTCTCGCAGACCACAGCGCGTTTCGGATTGGAAAATTAAGAAGTACGCTGGAACTGACGATGGGACTGGACTCAACGAATTCTTGGACACTGTAGCAAATTACGCCGCATGTGAACAAATGTGTGAAGAAGAGCTGTTCAATTCTGCGATGCATTTATTCACTGGCAACGCTCTGTCTTGGTATCAAGCTATGCGAGCGCAGAACCGGCTGTTCAACTGGAATCATCTTGTTTGCGAGCTCAAGGCAAATTTCGTACATCCAGAACTTGATGCTACGCTCAAGATGAAAGCACTCCAGCGCCGACAATTGCGAAACGAATCTTTCCAAGAGTATTTCTTGGAAATGGAGAAAATATTCCGTGCTATGACGGTTTCAATGACACCGAGTGCAAAACTCGATGTGCTCAAGCGAAACCTGAGAAGCGAGTACAAGCAGATGCTGATTCTTAGGCCAGTGAACACTCTCGCAGAATTGATGAGCCTTGGTAAATCGATCGATGCATCCAAGACTCCGATTTATCAAAAAGTGTTCGGTTCTTCCAAGGAAGTTGCTGCTTATTCTGACGACCCACCCCAAAATAAACAGGATCAGACCAAGCAAAAGGGTGGTGGACAGAATAACAGCGGCGCAAAATCCAAAACGTTTTGGAACAAGAACTCCCAATCGGCAGTTCTTGAGCCCAAACAACCTCCTGATAACcagaaaaatcagaaaggtagtCAGGATGGAAAGAATCTCGCGAAGAATACGCAAAACCCGAAGCCGAACAATACACAGGAGAAACCCGTTATTAGTTTACAGTACTTGGTGGAGAAGCATCGTCCTCCCGTGCTCGGTGTCTGCTACAACTGTGGAGACAAAGGACATGAACACGAGGACTGCCAAAACCCGAAACGGGTCTTCTGCATTGTTTGTGGTTTCAAAGGTTTTGACGTTTCTCGATGCCCTTACTGCCTAAAAAACGGGATCAGAACCAACTGAAGTCGCAGTTGGCAGATTCAAAGCGCTCTGTAGAACAGCTATCTATTGACCCACAAATATATAACAGTTTTCGGCCGGCTTGTGATAAGGACTATGAAAATTCGTTGTCCGTCGAAACCATCGTCCTTGATGACCCGTCCGATGATCGTCCTTTCGCTATTGTCGCAGTGTATGGCAAAACCTTCAAAGCCTTGCTCGACAGTGGTAGTAACGCCACAATAATGACAGAAAAGCTATACCGAAAATTTTCGAAGCATCCAGTGAAAAGTTTGGAAAGACCAATCGAATTACGATCTGCGAATGGTCAGCCCTTACcaatcattggacaagcgtaTCTTCCATatacttttcaaaatttgacaaaggTTATATGTACTCTTATAGTAGAACATTTAACAGTCAACTCCATTCTGGGTATAGACTTTTGGCGTGCCTTTGGTATTTTGCCAGAAATACAAACCTGTGCTCTGTCGAACTCAGGTCAAGAAGCTGAAGTCATTGATAACGATGAACCGAGGGAGTCTATACTCACTACGGAACAGTTAGCATGCATAGAagatgtaaaaaaatgttttcaggTGGTAGAGCCCGGAAAATTGAACATGACCTCCTCTACGGAGCACAGAATTGTTATCAAGGAAGAATTCCAAGGTGCGGCGCCCGTGTGCCGATATCCTTATCACATGACTCCGAAGAAGCTGTCTAAGGTCTGGGAAGAAGTGGACCGATGGCGTTCTATGGGAATTATCgaagaatcggattcggattggTCACTTAATATAGTAGCGGTTACGAAACCAGACGATTCGATACGTCTCTGTCTAGACGCAAGACCCCTTAATGAGCGGACTGTACGTGATGCATATCCTTTGCCACATCCCGGGCGTATATTAGGCAGTCTTCCTAAAGCCAAATATCTGTCCACCATAGACCTTAAGGAAGCTTTCCTTCAGGTACCTCTGGCTAAGGATAGTCGAAAATATACTGCCTTCAGCGTTCCTGGCAGAGGTATGTTCCAGTTCACTCGCCTACCATTTGGTCTCGTCAACAGTCCAGCTACCCTGGCTCGGTTGATGGATCAAGTTTTAGGACGAGGGAAGTGGGAACCTTACGTATTCGTTTACCTCGATGATATTATCGTGGTGAGCGATGCGTTTGAGCATCACTTGCAGTTGCTCAAAGCCGTGGCCGACTGTCTAGCAAAAGCCAATTTAACAATAAATTTGGTTAATCCCGTTTTGGAGTTCCTGAACTGAAGTTTCTTGGGTATTTGTTGAATCAGGATGGATTGAAAGTGAATCCAGACAAAATTCAACCGATTCTCGATTACGAGAGGCCGGTCACCGTAACGAAGCTTCGTCGGTTTCTTGGCATGTGCGGTTATTACCGCCGATTCATCGATCGGTTTAGTGAAGTAACAGCACCTTTAACCGATTTGTTGAAAACGAAATCCAAGAATATAGTTTGGAACTCCGAGGCAGAAATCGCGTTCCTTGAAATAAAGGAATTTCTTGTCACTCCTCCAGTTTTGGTCCCGCCAGACTTCTCCAAAGAATTCATCCTACAGACGGACGCTAGTGATGTTGCAGTCGCTGCCGTTCTGGTTCAGAAGTATCCTGAGGGTGAGAAAGTAGTTGCATATTTTTCGCATAAACTGACCACTCCCCAAAGGAATTACCATGCCACTGAAAAGGAAGGTCTGGCGGTGATATTGGCGGTTGAACACTTCCGAGGGTACTTGGAAGGCTATCATTTTCGTCTAGTTACTGATTCGTCGGCCATTATCTGGATACTGAAGACTAAATGGAAAACCAGTTCTCGTTTGAGTCGTTGGAGTTTAGAACTGCAACTCTACGACATGTCTATCGAGCACCGGAAGGGCAAGGACAATGTCGTTCCGGATGCTTTATCTCGGGCCGTAGCAGCCATTTCCGCATTGTCCACCTCAGGCTGGTACTGTTCCATGAAGTCAAAGGTAATTCAAAGTCCAGACGATTATGCCGATTTTAAGGTCGAAAATGATCAACTTTTCAAATATGTGGTCTCGAAAAGTGTTCCTTGTGACTCGCGGTTCAGTTGGAAACTTATACCAGCACCCGAGTGCCGtcaagaaattattaaaagTACCCACGAAGAATTGCTTCACGTGGGATACGAGAAACTGATCCATGAGGTGCAGCTACGATATTACTGGCCTCGTATGGGATCAGAAGTTAGGACGTTTCTTCAAAATTGTGGGACGTGTAAGGAAATTAAAGCTCCTTTCGTCCCAGTCCAGCCCGAAATGGGGCAGTCGCGTGCGACTAATGCACCATGGCGAATGGTTTCTGTGGACTACATTGGTCCCCTTCCAAAAAGCAAACGGGGAAATCAACACTTGCTTGTCGTACTTGACGTCTTCAGCAAGTACGTCATGTTGAACCCCGTGCGCAAAATCTCCAGCAATACGCTTTGTTCGATACTGCGCGAGCAGTGGTTTAATCGCCATGGTTACCCGGAAATTCTGCTGAGTGACAACGCCTCCACTTTCACATCGATAGAGTTCAGCCAGTTTCTAAAAGAAACAAACGTTAAACATTGGTTGAACTCCCGATATCATTCGCAGGCTAACCCAGTGGAACGAACG
This genomic window contains:
- the LOC131428910 gene encoding uncharacterized protein LOC131428910, with the protein product MALEKFNQAYVFMRVDHLHFDELDFELITRNIFVSSDSDHSGAQRQRRLRGILSQERSAQTETVRTFRGNAAEEKEICLGKLLSIKEDLQYRCPNKEVFRTRLLHLGSRLQVIRKYAAGDAYQDISGLLEEVVAVYGCHFSDDQVAIPPETKQGEDGEVIGDLLGKDVLTSQPDTDPSDIQGSTNAQLVGDDLVRVLCEMRDEIRCLRQQSEENRALASQRSDAFSEATKTLMGGIASLTTISSVLRKTVQEVVTLRESVNELRALIHQETSSNSGMDLQTDLDNTRLVDEPEQSEITDPTLAPSQKLNVLPPVIPDQQNFVRPPLLNGQPNLNYNPNFQFQTQNQQYGPSLTNQPFPISGFVGNNARGNYSRRPQRVSDWKIKKYAGTDDGTGLNEFLDTVANYAACEQMCEEELFNSAMHLFTGNALSWYQAMRAQNRLFNWNHLVCELKANFVHPELDATLKMKALQRRQLRNESFQEYFLEMEKIFRAMTVSMTPSAKLDVLKRNLRSEYKQMLILRPVNTLAELMSLGKSIDASKTPIYQKVFGSSKEVAAYSDDPPQNKQDQTKQKGGGQNNSGAKSKTFWNKNSQSAVLEPKQPPDNQKNQKGSQDGKNLAKNTQNPKPNNTQEKPVISLQYLVEKHRPPVLGVCYNCGDKGHEHEDCQNPKRVFCINQLKSQLADSKRSVEQLSIDPQIYNSFRPACDKDYENSLSVETIVLDDPSDDRPFAIVAVYGKTFKALLDSGSNATIMTEKLYRKFSKHPVKSLERPIELRSANGQPLPIIGQAYLPYTFQNLTKVICTLIVEHLTVNSILGIDFWRAFGILPEIQTCALSNSGQEAEVIDNDEPRESILTTEQLACIEDVKKCFQVVEPGKLNMTSSTEHRIVIKEEFQGAAPVCRYPYHMTPKKLSKVWEEVDRWRSMGIIEESDSDWSLNIVAVTKPDDSIRLCLDARPLNERTVRDAYPLPHPGRILGSLPKAKYLSTIDLKEAFLQVPLAKDSRKYTAFSVPGRGMFQFTRLPFGLVNSPATLARLMDQVLGRGKWEPYVFVYLDDIIVVSDAFEHHLQLLKAVADCLAKANLTINLDGLKVNPDKIQPILDYERPVTVTKLRRFLGMCGYYRRFIDRFSEVTAPLTDLLKTKSKNIVWNSEAEIAFLEIKEFLVTPPVLVPPDFSKEFILQTDASDVAVAAVLVQKYPEGEKVVAYFSHKLTTPQRNYHATEKEGLAVILAVEHFRGYLEGYHFRLVTDSSAIIWILKTKWKTSSRLSRWSLELQLYDMSIEHRKGKDNVVPDALSRAVAAISALSTSGWYCSMKSKVIQSPDDYADFKVENDQLFKYVVSKSVPCDSRFSWKLIPAPECRQEIIKSTHEELLHVGYEKLIHEVQLRYYWPRMGSEVRTFLQNCGTCKEIKAPFVPVQPEMGQSRATNAPWRMVSVDYIGPLPKSKRGNQHLLVVLDVFSKYVMLNPVRKISSNTLCSILREQWFNRHGYPEILLSDNASTFTSIEFSQFLKETNVKHWLNSRYHSQANPVERTNRSINTAIRAYARTEQRNWDVRITDVERILNTTVHSSTGFSPHFIIHGSEMASANDFSRISGEGDIETRHQQIDKIREIVVRNL